Within the Nocardioides humi genome, the region CGAGGGCGGTGCCGACCATCCGCTGGTCCGCACGCTGCCGCCGGTGCTCGTCGTACCCCTGGCGTCGGTCGACACCCTGACGTCCTCGCTCGACCTGCTCTTCGCCGAGGTCGACAACGTCCGGTGCGGGCGGCGGGTGCTGGCCGACCGGCTGTTCGAGGTCGTGCTGATCCAGCTGTACCGCTGGCTCCTCGACCACTCCGACCGGCTCGACCTGCCTCCCGGCCTGATCCCCGGCCTCGTGGATCCCCAGCTCGCGCCGTGCCTCGTCGCCGTCCACGAGGATCCGGGCCACGACTGGAGCCTGACCACGATGGCGCGGACGGCAGCCATGGCGCGCAGCACCTTCGCCGCCCGGTTCCGGGCCACGGTCGGTCAGACGCCGGCGGAGTACGTCACCCGCTGGCGGATGACCGTGGCCCAGAGCCGGTTGCGCGCCGGGGCGTCGGTCGCCGTCACCGCCCGGGAGCTCGGGTACGCCCATCCAGCCGCCTTCTCCCGCGCCTTCACCCAGCGGATCGGATGCTCGCCCCGTGCCTGGCTGCGCGAGCGGATCTGAGACGTGGCCGATCGCGCGGCGTACCCACCGAATCCGCCGCGGATCCACCCGGTGGACGACCATGGTGGTCGGTACGCCGCCAACGGAGCCGCCCCGCACAGCAGATAGCCTCGCCTCATGCCGAGCGTGCGCCCGATCTCCCCGACCGAGCACCGCGAATTCCTCGCCTCCCTCCCGTCCGCCAGCTTCCTGCAGACGCCCGGCTGGGCGCAGGTGAAGAGCGAGTGGCGCAGCGAGTCGCTGGGCTGGTTCGACGACGACGGCGCCCGGGCCGGCGCCGCCCTGGTGCTCTACCGGAAGCTGCCGCGGCTCAACCGCTACCTCGCCTATCTCCCCGAGGGGCCGGTGATCGACTGGGGCAGCGACGACCTCGCCGCCTGGCTCACCCCGATGGTGGCGCACCTCAAGCGGCAGGGCGCGTTCGCCGTACGCATCGGGCCTCCCGTCGTCACCCGGCGCTGGAGCACGGCGCAGGTCAAGGAGGGCATCGCGGACCCCGACGTCCGGCTGCTCGGGCAGATCCCGCCCGCCGAGCGCACTCCCGCGGGCGCGCGGGTGGTGGCTCAGCTGCACGAGCTGGGCTGGCGCCACCAGGGCGTCGAGGGCGGGTTCGCCGCCGGGCAGCCGCAGTTCGTCTTCCAGATCCCGCTGCGCCACCCCGACGGCGCCCAGCGCACCGAGGACGAGGTCCTCAAGGGGATGAACCAGCTCTGGCGCCGCAACATCAAGAAGGCCGCCAAGGAGGGCGTCGAGGTGGTCCGTGGCGGCCGCGAGGACCTCAAGGCCTTCCACGACCTCTACGTCCACACCGCCGAGCGCGACCACTTCACGCCGCGGCCGCTGCGCTACTTCGAGACCATGTACGACGCCCTGCGCGCCGACGCGCCCGAGCGGTTCACCCTCTGGCTGGCCCGCCACGACGGCGACCTGGTCGCGTCCACCATCGCGATCCGGGTCGGCGAGCACGCCTGGTACTCCTACGGCGCCTCCTCCACCGAGAAACGCGAGGTCCGCGGCTCCAACGCCGTCCAGTGGGCGATGATCCGCGACGCGATCGACGCCGGCGCGGCCGTCTACGACCTGCGCGGCATCACCGAGACCCTCGACGCCGACGACCCCCACGTGGGGCTGATCCAGTTCAAGGTCGGCACCGGCGGCGAGGCCGTCGAGCACGCCGGCGAGTGGGACCTGCCGCTCAACCGCCCGCTGTACAAGGCGTTCGAGGTCTACCTGGCCAGGAGGGGCGGATGAGCCTCACCCTCACCGTCGACGGCCCGCGCTGGCGGGCCCACCTGGAGGCGGTCGCCGACGCGCAGCCGGGCATCGTCCCGGTCGCCAAGGGCAACGGCTACGGCTTCACGCTCGGCCGGCTGGCCCGCAGGACGCAGTGGCTGGCCGACCGCGGCCACGACGTCCGCACCCTCGCCGTCGGCACGTACGACGAGCTGCCGGAGGTCGCGCAGCGCTGGCACGGCGACCTCCTCGTGCTCACCCCGTGGCGCCCCTGGGTCCCGCTCCCCGATCCCGCGCTGGCGAAGCGGCTGGTCCACACCGTCAGCCGGCTCGCCGACCTGCGCGACCTGCTCCACGCCGACCCCACCGCGCGCGTCGTACTCGAGCGGATGACCTCGATGCTGCGCCACGGCATGGCCGCCCGCGAGCTCTGGGAGGCCGGCGACCTGCTCCGCAAGCACCCCGGCGCCCGGGTCGAGGGCCTCGCCCTGCACCTGCCCCTCGGCCAGGGCACCCACCTCGGCGAGGTGACCCGGCTGGTCAACGACTACGTCGCCGCCGAGATCCCCGCCCGCGGCCGGCCCGAGGTCTGGGTCAGCCACCTGACCGACGACGAGCTGGCCACGCTGCGCCGCCAGTACGCCGACTTCACCGTCCGGCCCCGGATCGGCACCGCCCTCTGGCTCGGCGACCGCGGCGCGCTCCGGGTGACCGCGACCGTCCTCGACGTCCACCCCGTCGAGCGCGGCGAGGCGTTCGGCTACCGCGGCCGCACCGCCCCCAAGTCCGGGCACGTCCTCGTCGTCAGCGGCGGCACCGCCCACGGCATCGGCCTCGAGGCGCCCACCGGTGAGCAGAGCATCCGCGCCCGCGCGGCGACCCTGGCACGGGGCGGCCTCGACGCGGTCGGCTTCGTGCGCTCGCCGTACGCCATCGACGGCAAGCAGCGGCTCTTCGCCGAGCCGCCGCACATGCAGGCGTCGATGCTGTTCCTCCCGCACGGCGCGCGGGTGCCGGAGGTCGGCGAGGAGGTCGACGTCCGGGTCCGCTACACGGCGACCGGGTTCGACCGCGTCGTCGTCACCGACTGAGGCGCGATCCGCTCGCCCGCGACCGGATCGTGCGCGGGCCGGTACAGGTCCCGCACGATCACCGCGGCGAGGTACAGCTCGCCGGCCACCCGCACCACGATCCCGACCCAGTAGAACCCGGCGTCGCCGCCGCCCGCGGGCGCGAGGTAGCCGCCGAGGTACCACCAGATCGTGCAGAAGTAGAAGACCTCGCAGGCCTGCCACACGATCTGGTCGCGCCAGCGCGGCCGCGCCAGGACGGCGAGCGGGAGCAGCCACAGGACGTACTGCGGCGAGTAGACCTTGTTGACCAGCAGGAAGCCCACGACGATCAGGTAGCCCAGCTGGGCGAGGCGGGGTACGGGGGTGCAGGAATCACCGCTGAGGCGGTGAAACTGGCGCTTCTTGCCCGTTGCAACGGGCAAGAAGCGCAGGAAACGCCACGTAAGCGGTGATTCCTGCACCCCCCGCCCCGCCGTCAGGCCGATCACGAACACCCCGAGGCACCAGCCGCCGAAGAGGATCCAGGACCACAGGTTGATCGTGTGGGCGGAGAAGCCGACGTTCCCGGCCTGGTCGACCAGCATCCACAGCGAGCCGAGGTCGGCCTTGCGGTCGGCGTTGAAGGACCAGAACACCTTCCACTGGTCCGGGCCGGTGAGGTACGCCGGCGCGTTGGCGATCACCCACGCGGCCACCGCCCACACCGCGGCCACCACGAACCGTCCCGGCTGGCGCCGCCGCAGGCAGATGACCAGCAGCCCGCCGAGCAGGAACAGCGGGTACAGCTTGGCGGCGGTGCCGAGCCCGATCAGGACGCCGGTCAGCACCGGGCGGTCGCGCGACCACGCCCACAGCGCCCCCGCCACGAGGACGACGGGCAGCAGGTCCCAGTTGATCAGGCCGGTGAGCAGCAGGGTCGGTGAGAGGGCGAAGGCCGCCGCGTCCCAGGGCCGGGTGCGATGGACGCCGGCCAGCAGCCAGGTGGACAGCAGCGCCAGCGCGCCGAAGCCGACGGCGTTGACCAGCAGGAAGATGGTCTGCTCGTCGTCGACCTCCGGGTCGCCGTACAGCTGGTCGACAGGGGTGCGGTAGCGCTCCTCGAGGTCGGGCGAGCCGTTCAGCCAGTGGGTGACCCAGGCGGTGCCCCACGCCCAGTAGGCGATGCCGGCGGGGTACTCCATGACCTCGTAGCGCGCCCGGACCTGCTCGTCGTCGGAGTAGGGCCAGGCATTCTCCGCCAGCCCGCGTGGCACGTACAGCGGCCGCAGGTCGGTGTAGCACATGTGGGAGTAGACCCAGTTCTGGTCGTGCCCCTTCGCCAGCGAGCACGGCGCCTTCTGGACCAGTCCCGCCGCGAACACCACAGCGGTCAGCAGGAGCAGCACCCGCGCCGACGTCCACCACCGGTGCGTGCGCGCCCGGTCGCCCATCGGCCCGCCGACGACCTCGCTCAGCGCCGTGACGACCGGGTCGTCGCGGGTGGGGTGGACGTGCTGGTCGACGCCGGTCACGGATCAGCGCGGACGGCGGCGGCCGTGCCGGACCCGCGGCTGGCCGAGGGCGGTCGGCGTCGTCGGCGGAGGGGTGGTCACCGGATCGGTCGGCGGCGGGACCTCCGTGGTCGGCGGCGGCGGGACCTCCGTCGTCACCGGGGGCGCCGGCACCTCCGGGGGTGCCTCGCTGGTCAGGCTCTTCTTCGGCTTCTTGGTCTTCTTCGGCTCCGGCGGCGGGGGCGGCGGCAGCTTCTCGTGGCCGTCGGAGGGCGCCTCGCCCTTGACCCACGCGGCGCCCGGCAGGCTCTCGACCTCCTCGCCGTCGAGGGCCTTGGTCATCACCGCGGTCCACGTGCTCGCGGGATAGGCGCCACCGAAGTACGACGGCAGCCAGTCCTTGAGCTGCTCGTTGCCCTTGCCGCGCACGTACATCACCGCGGTCGCGAGCTGCGGCGTGTAGCCGACGAACCAGGCCGAGGACACCTCGCCCCTGCCGTTGGTGGCCGTGCCGGTCTTGGCGGCGGCCGGGCGGCGCAGGCCGAGGGCCGACGTACCGGATCCGGACTTCACGACCTGCTGGAGGGCGTAGCCCACGTCGTCGGCGACGCCCTCGGGGATCGCCTCGTGCGTGGTGACCTTGTGGTTGTAGCGGACCACGCCGTCGCGGTCGACGACCTTCTCGATGATGTAGGCGTCGGCCGCCACGCCGCGGTTGGCGATGGTGGCGTAGCCGTTGGCCATGTTGATCGGGCTGACCGTCTGCGAGCCCAGCGAGACGCCGGTGTTGGCCTGCAGGCCCGGGCTCGAGGTCGGGATGCCGTACGGCTTGGTGGCCGGCTGGTCCGGCGGGATGCCCATCGCGTTGGCGGTCTCGATGATCTGCGTCGGCCCGTCCGGCATCCCCAGGGTGAGGTCGATGTAGGCGGTGTTGATCGAGTCCGCGGTGGCCTTGATCAGGTCGACCCGGCCGTAGCTGCGGTTGCCCTGGTTCTCGACCGGGCGGCCGCCGCCGGGCAGGTCGTAGGGGGAGTTGCCGTCGAAGGTGTCCTTGAGCTCGAAACCGGACTCGATGCCGGCCGCGAGCGCGAACGGCTTGAACGTCGAGCCAGCCTGGCCGCCCTCGACGGCCCAGTTGAGCTGCGACTGCAGGAAGTCCTGGCCGCCGTAGAAGCCACGCACCGCGCCGGTGCCGGGCTCCACCGAGGCGACGCCGACGTGCAGCTGCTTGGGCCCGAAGCCCTCCGGCCGCTCCTCGGCGACCCCCTGGGCCGCGGCGCTCATCGCCTTCTTGGTGAACGTCGTGGTGACCCGGAGGCCGCCGCCGTTGATCTCCTGCTCGCTGAACCCGAGCCGGAGCAGCTCCTTGCGGACCATCGTCAGCGCGTGGCCGCGCTGGCCGCCGTACTGGGCGTTCTGCTTGATCTCGGGGAACTTCGGCAGGCCCTCGCTCGCCTTCGCGACCTCGTCGGCCGGGGCGGTGCCCATCTCCTCCATGGACGCGAGGACGTACTTGTAGCGCCCGAACAGCCGCTCGGCCGCCCCCTCGTTGTCGGGGTCGAGCCGGTTGGGGTTGTTGAGGATCGCGGCCAGGGTCGCGGACTGCTTGAGGTTGAGCTTCGCTGCGTCCTTGCCGAAGTACGCCTGCGCCGCGGCCTGGATGCCGTAGGCCCCGCGCCCGAAGTAGATGGTGTTGAGGTAGCCCTCGAGGATGTCCTGCTTGCTCAGCTGGTTCTTGATCTTGAGCGAGAGGATCGCTTCCTTCGCCTTCCGCTTCCAGGTGCGCTCCTGGCTGAGGTAGAGGATCTTGACGTACTGCTGGGTGATCGTCGACGCGCCCTGGGTGGCGTTGCCCTGGGCGTTGCTGAACGCCGCCCGCAGGATGCCCTTGGGGTCGATGCCGTTGTCGGTCCAGAAGCTCTGGTTCTCCGCCGCGACCGTCGCGTCCTTCATGTACTGCGGCATCTCGTCGTAGTCGATCGAGTCACGCTTCTGGACCGCGAACTGGCCCAGCTGCGCCTTGCCGTCGGAGTAGAAGACCTGCGTCGTCTCGGTGAGGAACTCGGCGTTCGGGTCGGGGATGTCGATCGACCGGTAGGCCACGAAGAAGCCGCCGGCGCCGAGCAGCGCCATCACCACGCACCCGACGAGACCCCAGATCGTGAGCAGCTTCAGCCGCTGCTTCCAGGTCCGCGGCGCGCGGTCCTTCCCGCGCGACTTCGACCGCTTGGCCGACGCTCCGGACTTCCGTTTTCCCTGAACCACGCAGGACAGGGTACGGCGCGGGGCTGAGTGACCCGATTTCCCGGGCATCCGCTTGCAGGAATCACCGCTGAAGCGGTGAAACTGTCACTTCTTGACCGTTGCAACGGTCAAGAAGTGAGGGAAGCACCGCTGAAGCGGCGATTCCTGCGCCCGGCCGCAGCAGCCGCGCGCCCCGATCCGACACCCGCGATCCATCGGGAGTTCACGTCCCGCGGATATATCGCTACGATAGGTCGCATGGCACGGCGCGGGGACACCATCGAGCTCGCAGTCCTCGGACTGCTGCACGAGGGACCCATGCACGGCTACGAGCTGCGCAAGCGGCTCAACCTGATGCTGGGCTGGGGCCGACTGCTGTCGTACGGCTCCCTCTACCCCGCGCTGAAGAAGATGCTCCGCGGCAACCTCATCGAGGAGACCGTGCCCTCGGGCCCCCAGACCCGGCGGCAGCGGATCGTCTACCAGGTGACCGACCTGGGCACCCAGGAGTTCTCGCGCCTGATGTCGGAGGTGGGTCCGACCGCATGGGAGGACGACAACTTCGACATCCGGTTCCGGTTCTTCTCCTCCACCGACATGGAGATCCGGCTGCGCGTCCTCGAAGGGCGTCGCTCCCGGCTCCAGGAGCGGCTCGACCGCGTCCAGCGCGAGCTGGCGATGACGCAGGCCGAGGCCGACCGGTACGCCGCCGAGCTGCAGCGTCACGGCGTGGAGTCCGTCGAGCGTGAGGTCCGGTGGCTCTCGGAGCTCATCAACGCCGAGCGCAACGTGCAGCAGGCACCACCCGGTCCGGAGACGGCGACGCCGGCGACACCGTCGACGCCGTCCTGACCGGCACGAGCAAGCGGATCAGGTCAGCGCCTGTTCATTTCACGAGATGTCATGAGTAGCAAGGAAGGAAACCCCATGGGTTCGGTTCGAGTAGCGATCGCCGGCGTGGGCAACTGCGCCACGTCCCTCATCCAGGGCGTGCAGTACTACCGGGACGCCGATGCCGCGAGCACCGTCCCGGGGCTCATGCACGTCCAGTTCGGCGACTACCACGTCGGCGACGTCCAGTTCGTCGCGGCGTTCGACGTCGACGACAAGAAGGTCGGCAAGGACCTCTCCGAGGCCATCAACGCCTCCGAGAACAACACCATCAAGATCGCCGACGTCCCCACGCTCGGCATCGAGGTGCAGCGTGGCCCGACCCTCGACGGTCTCGGCAAGTACTACCGCGCCACCATCGAGGAGTCCGCCGCCGAGCCGGTCGACGTCGTGCAGGCGCTCAAGGACGCCGAGGTCGACGTCCTCGTCTCCTACCTCCCGGTGGGCTCCGAGGAGGCCGACAAGTTCTACGCCCAGTGCGCGATCGACGCCGGCGTGGCCTTCGTCAACGCCCTCCCCGTCTTCATCGCCTCCGACCCGGTGTGGGCCAAGAAGTTCGAGGACGCCGGCGTCCCGATCGTCGGCGACGACATCAAGTCCCAGGTCGGCGCCACCATCACCCACCGGGTGATGGCGAAGCTCTTCGAGGACCGCGGCGTCGCGCTGGACCGCACGTACCAGCTCAACGTCGGCGGCAACATGGACTTCAAGAACATGCTCGAGCGCGAGCGCCTGGAGTCCAAGAAGGTCTCCAAGACCCAGGCCGTCACCTCGAACCTCAACGGCTCGCTGGCCGGCAAGGTCGACGACAAGAACGTCCACATCGGCCCGTCCGACTATGTCGCGTGGCTCGACGACCGCAAATGGGCCTACGTCCGCCTCGAGGGTCGCGCGTTCGGCGACGTCCCGCTCAACCTGGAGTACAAGCTCGAGGTCTGGGACTCCCCGAACTCCGCCGGCATCATCATCGACGCCGTCCGGGCCGCGAAGATCGCCAAGGACCGCGGCGTCGGCGGCCCGATCATCCCCGCCTCGGCGTACCTCATGAAGAGCCCGCCGGTGCAGATCGAGGACACCGAGGGCCGCGCCCAGCTCGAGGCCTTCATCAAGGGCGTCTGAGCCTCCCCACTCCGTGGGGTCGTGTGCCTGAGAACCCGTGGAGGCGGGGTCTCAGGCACACGACCGTTTTTGGGGCCGGACCCCGGATCGGCTCAGCAGGCGGGCGGGGGCTGCAGCTGCATCCGGGTCCACACGGGGCGGTGGTCGGAGACGGCGGAGAAGAGCACCTCGGCCTGGAGGGGCGTGAACCAGCCGTCGTGCAGGATGAAGTCGATCCGGCTGCCGGGGCGGTGGGCGGGGACCGTGGCGCCCTTGCCCTTCCCGACCGCCCAGGCGTCGCCGAGGCCGGAGCGGCGCAGGATCCGGACGGCGCGGGAGTCGGGGCCGGTGTTGAGGTCGCCGCCGAGGACCTTGGGCAGCGGGTCGGCAGCGAGCAGCCGGACGACGGTCTTCGCCGCCACCTTGCGGGCCTGGCGGGAGCGGTGGTCGAAGTGCGTGGCGTACACGCTGACCGGTACGCCGCCCACGTCGATCCGGGCGTGCAGCAGACCGCGCAGCTCGCGGCCGCCGGCCATGGGGAGGTGCGTGTTGCCGGAGTCGAGGATCGGGAACCGGGTCAGGATCGCGTTGCCGCGGGGTCCGGCGCCGGTGTTGCGCGAGTTGCCGCCGTACACGTGGTGGAGGCCGGTCAGGGTCCCCAGCACCTCGGCCTGATGCAGGTTGCCGCTGACCGGGCGGCCCTTGTCGACCTCCTGGAGCAGGACGACGTCCGGCTCCCACGCCCGGATCTCCTCGGCGATCCGGTCCAGCTGGACGCTGCCGTCGTGCCCGGTGCCGAAGTGGATGTTGAACGTGAGCACCGTGAGCTGGACCGGCGCCGGCATCGGGCAGGACGGCGAGGACGGCGCGGTCGGCGACGGCGGGACGGTCGGGGTGGGCGTGGGGGGCGGCGGCTCGGTCCGGCTCGGCGTGACGTCGGACGACGGGGGCGGAGGAACGGTCGTCGGCCCGCCCGGTCGGCCGCCCGGCGGCTCCTTCGCGTCCTGGAGCAGGAGCACGGCCGCCACCGCGATCAGTACGACGACCGCGACCGCCACGGTCGCGACCTTCGTCGCGGGGCTGCCCTCACTCACGCGCCCATTGAACCGGCCACCTGGTCAGGCCCGGTGGTCAGGCCCGGTGCTCAGGTCTGGTGCTCAGGTCCGGTGCTCAGCCCTCGGCCTCGGCCTTGATCCGCTCCAGGGTCTGCCGGATCCCGCGGCGCAGCTCGTCGGTGAAGCCCTGCTGCCCGCCGAGCACCACCTTGGTGAGCAGCAGGGACAGCCCGGAGACGCCGTCGGGGGTCTCGCGGCGCTCGGTCAGCCGGGTGCCGCCGTCCTCGGTGGGCTCGAGCTGGAAGGACCAGATGGTCCGGTTCTCGCGGATCCGGAAGGCGAAGTCGCCGGGCGTGGCGCCGGCGGGCGGCTGGAACCGGATCACCTTGCCGCCGGTCGGCCAGCGCTTGATGCCCTGCTTGTTGAGATTGCTGAACGTCGCGCCCTGCTTGACGATGCCGCCCTTGACGGTCGACTTCACGACCTGCGGGCTCCACTTGGCCATCGCCGGGATGTCGGTGACCAGCGACCACACCTTGTCGGTGGGGGCGGCGATCTCGATGGAGTCCTCGAGCAGCTTCTCGTAGGTGTCGGCCATGGCGGTGCCTTCCGTGGGAACAGTGGGGGCTCCCGGCAACCTACCCGCAGGTAGCGTACCGCCAGTACGTGACCCCGGTCACAGGTCGCGCCGGCTCGCCGACGCCTCGACGCGAGGTCCGATTGCCGCCAGACCCGCCCCGTCCGGTCCCGCGAGGCTGGGCCCATGACGACGACAACGGATCCGAGGGTCGCCCTCGTCACCGGCGGCAACCGCGGCCTCGGCCTCGCGACCGCACGACGGCTGGGCCGGGAGGGAGTGACGGTGGTGATCGGTGCCCGGGACGCGGACCGCGGCCGCGCTGCCGTACGCGGCCTGCGGGAGGCCGGGGTGTGGGCCAGCGCGGTGCCGCTGGACGTAGACGACGAGGCCAGCGCGACGGCCGCGGCCGAGCAGATCCGCCGGGAGCACGGCCGGCTGGACATCCTCGTCAACAACGCGGGCATCCTGCCGGAGGCGACCGCTGCCCGGGTCGCCGACCCGCTCGATCCCGAGCTGTTCCTGCGCACCTTCCGCACCAACGTGCTCGGCGCCGTCGGCGTGACCGCGGCCGTGCTCCCCCTGCTGGTCCGCTCGGATGGGGGACGGGTCGTCAACGTCTCGAGCCGGATGGGCTCGCTGAGCGACCAGCTCGACCCGGCGTCGCCGTACCACGGGCTGGTGGTGCCGGCCTACCAGGCCTCGAAGGCGGCGCTCAACGGGCTGACGGTGGCGCTGGCCAAGAAGCTGGCAGGCACCCGGGTCAAGGTCAACTCGGTGTGCCCCGGCTGGGTGCAGACCGACCTCGGCGGCCCCGACAACCGCGCCGCGGCGCCGACACCGGCGCACCAGGCCGCGGACGTCGTGGCCCGGGCAGCGCTGCTGGACGACGACGGGCCGTCGGGCAGCTTCTTCGACGCCGACGGCTCGGTGCCCTGGTAGCCCCGGTCGCCGTGGTGGGGGAGGGCTCAGCCGCGCGCGGCCCACCACTCCTTCAGCGCGGCGGTGGCGTCCGCCTCGCTCATCGGGCCGTTGTCGAGGCGCAGCTCGAGCAGGAACTTGTACGCCGCGCCGACGTCGCGACCCGGGCCGATGCCGAGGATCTCCATGATCTGGTTGCCGTCGAGGTCGGGGCGGATGGCGGCGAGCTCCTCCTCGCCCGCGAGCCGGTCGATCCGGGCCTCCAGGTCGTCATAGGTACGACGCAGCCGGTCGGCCTTGCGCTTGTTGCGGGTCGTGCAGTCGGCGCGGGTGAGCACGTGCAGCCGCTCCAGCTGGTCGCCGGCGTCGCGGACGTAGCGGCGGACGGCGGAGTCGGTCCACTCGCCCGAGCCGTACCCGTGGAAGCGCAGGTGCAGCTCGACCAGGTCGCTGACCGCGTCGATCTGCTCGTTGCTGAACTTCAGCGCCTTCATCCGCTTGCGGGTCAGCTTGGCGCCCACCACGTCGTGGTGGTGGAAGGTGACCGAGCCGTCGGCGAGGAACCGGCGGGTCCGCGGCTTGCCGACGTCGTGCATGAGCGCGGCGAACCGGGAGACGAAGTCCGGCCCCTCCGGCAGCCCCGCCCGCGCGGCCAGTCGCGGCTCGAGGTCGATCGCCTGCTCCAGCACGGTGAGGCTGTGCTCGTAGACGTCCTTGTGGCGGTGGTGCTCGTCGCGCTCCAGCTTGAGCGCCGGCAGCTCCGGCAGCACCCGCTCGGCGAGCCCGGTCTCCACCAGCAGCTCGAGCCCGAGCCGGGGGTGGGGGGCGCAGACCAGCTTCACCAGCTCGTCGCGCACCCGCTCCGCGGAGATGATCGCGATCCGGTCGGCCATCTCCGTCATCGCCCGGACGACGTCGGGGTCCACCGTGAAGCCGAGCTGGGCCGCGAACCGGGCGGCCCGCATCATCCGCAGCGGGTCGTCGGAGAAGGACTGCTCGGGGGTGCCCGGCGTGCGGAG harbors:
- a CDS encoding SDR family oxidoreductase, yielding MTTTTDPRVALVTGGNRGLGLATARRLGREGVTVVIGARDADRGRAAVRGLREAGVWASAVPLDVDDEASATAAAEQIRREHGRLDILVNNAGILPEATAARVADPLDPELFLRTFRTNVLGAVGVTAAVLPLLVRSDGGRVVNVSSRMGSLSDQLDPASPYHGLVVPAYQASKAALNGLTVALAKKLAGTRVKVNSVCPGWVQTDLGGPDNRAAAPTPAHQAADVVARAALLDDDGPSGSFFDADGSVPW
- a CDS encoding CCA tRNA nucleotidyltransferase → MDVQNAVAAELDRIAPVIDDLGARFAAAGHELALVGGPVRDAMLGRRSNDLDFTTSARPEQTDRILKAWGDAWWDMGRDFGTIGCRKGDWVVEVTTYRSEAYDPDSRKPDVVYGDSLDGDLGRRDFTVNAMAVRLPSRAIEDPYGGVLDLAHRVLRTPGTPEQSFSDDPLRMMRAARFAAQLGFTVDPDVVRAMTEMADRIAIISAERVRDELVKLVCAPHPRLGLELLVETGLAERVLPELPALKLERDEHHRHKDVYEHSLTVLEQAIDLEPRLAARAGLPEGPDFVSRFAALMHDVGKPRTRRFLADGSVTFHHHDVVGAKLTRKRMKALKFSNEQIDAVSDLVELHLRFHGYGSGEWTDSAVRRYVRDAGDQLERLHVLTRADCTTRNKRKADRLRRTYDDLEARIDRLAGEEELAAIRPDLDGNQIMEILGIGPGRDVGAAYKFLLELRLDNGPMSEADATAALKEWWAARG